A portion of the Campylobacter sp. MG1 genome contains these proteins:
- the pheA gene encoding prephenate dehydratase, whose translation MMNLEEIRQNINKIDDEIIKLLNQRMEFVKQVGILKHNEGSPIYRPVRENEIINRLSENSKGLLEKDAIKAIYQEIFAISRNLELPQRVAFLGPIGTYTHQAARLWFGALSEYIEIATIEDVFVSLNNDEVSYAVVPIENNTEGGVGATLDCLAKYDDILIFAENYLDIHHSFASTTDDIRDIKVIFSHPQGYNQCKKFLEAHNILDIEFVPTKSTAAAAKLAKDTPNSAAICSKIAAKLSDLPLMFECIEDNKANKTRFLVLSKHSCEKSSNSKTSILANTAHKAGALVDLLNEFKEANINLTKIESRPLKTKDFEYSFFIDFDGHIDDDNIKMILKNKNNIKWLGSYLKNDL comes from the coding sequence ATTATGAATTTAGAAGAAATTAGACAAAATATAAATAAAATTGATGATGAAATAATTAAATTATTAAATCAAAGAATGGAATTTGTAAAGCAAGTTGGTATTTTAAAGCATAATGAAGGTAGTCCAATTTATCGTCCTGTAAGAGAAAACGAGATAATAAATAGACTAAGTGAAAATAGCAAAGGCTTATTGGAAAAAGACGCAATTAAAGCAATTTATCAAGAGATTTTTGCAATTTCAAGAAATCTTGAATTACCACAAAGAGTTGCGTTTTTAGGTCCAATTGGCACTTATACTCATCAAGCAGCAAGATTGTGGTTTGGAGCGCTTAGTGAATATATTGAGATTGCTACTATTGAAGATGTTTTTGTTAGTTTAAATAACGATGAAGTATCTTATGCAGTAGTTCCTATAGAAAACAATACAGAAGGTGGGGTTGGAGCTACTCTTGATTGTCTTGCAAAATACGATGATATTTTGATTTTTGCTGAGAATTATTTAGATATTCATCATTCATTCGCAAGCACAACTGATGATATAAGAGATATTAAAGTGATTTTTTCTCATCCACAAGGCTATAATCAGTGCAAAAAATTCTTAGAAGCTCATAATATTTTAGACATTGAGTTTGTCCCTACTAAAAGCACAGCCGCTGCTGCAAAATTAGCAAAAGATACGCCAAACTCAGCTGCAATTTGCTCAAAAATTGCAGCAAAACTAAGCGATTTGCCTTTAATGTTTGAATGTATTGAAGATAATAAGGCAAATAAAACTAGATTTTTAGTGCTTAGCAAACATTCTTGCGAAAAATCAAGCAATTCTAAAACATCAATTCTAGCAAATACAGCACATAAAGCAGGTGCTTTAGTTGATTTACTTAATGAGTTTAAAGAAGCAAATATCAACTTAACTAAAATTGAATCAAGACCTTTAAAAACTAAGGATTTTGAATATAGTTTTTTTATTGATTTTGATGGGCATATAGACGATGATAATATTAAAATGATTTTAAAAAATAAAAATAATATTAAGTGGTTGGGTTCATATTTAAAGAATGATTTATGA